Part of the Pseudodesulfovibrio mercurii genome is shown below.
ACCGTGGCGATGTCGCCCGAGCGCACGGTGATCACGGCCTGGGCCGTGTAGCGGTGGGCGGGCTGCCGGTTCGGGGAGTCGTACTGGTTCTCCTGGACCCTGGGGGCCGCGTTCATGATCTCGGCCTTGTCCAGCCCCTGCTCCTTGAGGAAAGCCATGACCTCGGCGCGCGAGCGGGCCAGGGCCGCGTCCAGGTCGGGCAGGGTGTCGGCGGCCACGCTGAAGCTGATGGGCCACATGGCCAGGTCGGCGGCCACCTCGCGCTCGGCCAGTCCCTTGACCGAGACGTAGCGGTCCATGGCCTTGAAATCGACCAGGGCTCCGGCCAGGACCCAGCAGCCGGCCACGAAGCCGACGGCCAGGATGAGGCCGGTCAGAAGGGAAGGGGCGAGAGGTCTGCGTTCCATGGGGCGTCCTTTGCGGTTGGGGTGTGGATCGGTTTTGGAGGATACCTCGTTCGCCGGGGCCGGGCAAGGTGCAGAAGCGGGCGAGAGAGGTCGGGCGTTGCCGTTTTCCCGGTTTTTCGGTTAGACTATATTCTGGTATCCGACCCGAAATCCGACCTGCAACCCAATGAGGAAAATACGATGAAACGATATATCATGACCCTGGCCGCCTGCCTGCTCCTGTCCACGGGAGCCCTGGCCGCGGACCTCTTCCCGAACGTGGCCCTGGAGGGCAAGATCAGCCCGGAACAGCGCCAGTACCTGGGCGTGCCCGAACAGGACGCCCGGCTCTCGGACATCGCCTCGGACTTCGTGCTCGTGGAGGTGTTCAGCATGTACTGCCCCATCTGCCAGCACGACGCGCCAGGGGTGAACGAGATGTTCGCCAAGACCCTGGCCTCGGACAAGGCGGACAAGGTGCGCTTCGTGGGCATCGCGGCGGGCAACACCCCGTTCGAGGTGGCCTTCTACCGCAAGAAGTTCGACGTCCGATTCCCGCTCTTCGAGGACCCGGACTACACGGCCCACAAGGCCGTGGGCAACGTCGGGACCCCGGCCTACTACCTGGTGGACATGCGCGACCGCAAGCGGGCGATCCTGCTCTTCCACGAGGGCGAGATCAAGGACAAGGACGCTTTCCTGAAGAACATGCTGGAACTGGTGGGAAAATAGGGGGTAGCCATGAAACGCGCGCTGTTGTTCACCCTGCTGGCCTGGTGTCTGCTGGCCCCGGGAGCCCTGGCCGGGCACATGGAGACCTTCGATCCGGGCAAGCTCAAGCCCACGGACTCGACCCTCAAGGTCAAGGTCGGCGATCCGGCCCCGGA
Proteins encoded:
- a CDS encoding TlpA disulfide reductase family protein, giving the protein MKRYIMTLAACLLLSTGALAADLFPNVALEGKISPEQRQYLGVPEQDARLSDIASDFVLVEVFSMYCPICQHDAPGVNEMFAKTLASDKADKVRFVGIAAGNTPFEVAFYRKKFDVRFPLFEDPDYTAHKAVGNVGTPAYYLVDMRDRKRAILLFHEGEIKDKDAFLKNMLELVGK
- a CDS encoding SIMPL domain-containing protein, translated to MERRPLAPSLLTGLILAVGFVAGCWVLAGALVDFKAMDRYVSVKGLAEREVAADLAMWPISFSVAADTLPDLDAALARSRAEVMAFLKEQGLDKAEIMNAAPRVQENQYDSPNRQPAHRYTAQAVITVRSGDIATVKKAMSVAGELVPRGVLLVQNYEFRPTFAFTGLNAVKPDMIAEATRNARDAARQFAEDSGSRVGGIRRASQGYFSLQDRDQYTPEIKKVRVVTSVDYFLED